The following coding sequences lie in one Primulina huaijiensis isolate GDHJ02 chromosome 2, ASM1229523v2, whole genome shotgun sequence genomic window:
- the LOC140971728 gene encoding adenylate kinase-like, whose translation MAAVSRLFRSSSSAPSFSLIRRSLSMVAAAPSPTSHQSNPSRPIPAGRNVQWVFLGCPGVGKGTYASRLSDLLGVPHIATGDLVREELSSSGPLSNELAEIVNQGKLVPDEIIINLLSKRLEMGEAKGESWFILDGFPRTVRQAEILDEVTDIDLVVNLKLPESVLIEKCLGRRICGQCGKNFNVATINVKGENGNPDMNMSPLPPPPQCASKLITRSDDTEAIVKERLRVYNEKSQPVEGFYQDQGKLLEFNLPGGIPESWPKLLEALNLDDNEVKQYATA comes from the exons ATGGCGGCTGTCTCCCGCCTTTTCAGATCATCCTCCTCCGCCCCATCCTTTTCTCTCATCCGGAGGTCTCTATCCATGGTGGCCGCCGCACCGTCACCCACGTCACACCAATCAAACCCTTCCCGCCCAATCCCCGCCGGCAGGAATGTCCAATGGGTATTTTTGGGATGCCCTGGTGTAGGAAAAGGCACCTATGCTAGTCGACTTTCCGATCTTCTCGGGGTGCCGCATATCGCCACCGGCGATCTGGTTCGGGAAGAGCTCTCATCTTCTGGTCCGCTATCCAATGAA CTTGCAGAGATCGTAAACCAGGGTAAATTGGTGCCTGATGAGATCATTATAAACTTATTGTCAAAGAGGCTTGAGATGGGAGAAGCCAAAGGAGAATCGTGGTTCATACTTGATGGTTTTCCTCGCACAGTCCGACAAGCA GAAATATTGGATGAAGTGACAGACATCGACCTGGTGGTGAATTTGAAGCTCCCAGAGAGTGTACTCATAGAAAAATGCCTTGGAAGAAGGATTTGCGGCCAATGTGGGAAGAATTTTAATGTTGCTACCATAAATGTCAAGGGTGAAAATGGTAATCCTGACATGAATATGTCCCCacttcctcctcctcctcagTGTGCTTCAAAGCTGATAACTCGTTCCGATGATACTGAAGCTATCGTAAAAGAAAGGCTTCGTGTGTACAATGAAAAG AGTCAGCCGGTCGAGGGTTTCTATCAGGACCAAGGAAAGCTTCTGGAATTCAATTTACCAGGAGGCATCCCAGAGTCATGGCCAAAGTTGCTGGAAGCACTAAACCTTGACGATAACGAGGTTAAACAGTATGCCACAGCATGA